The following are encoded in a window of Kitasatospora fiedleri genomic DNA:
- a CDS encoding LysM peptidoglycan-binding domain-containing protein: MTFRNETAAATTAPKRNRVRAAVVGGALLAAPVAGLVTANTASAADVSTWDKVAQCESTGNWSINTGNGFYGGLQFTSSTWAAFGGTAYAPQANQATKAQQIAVAEKVLASQGPGAWPVCSVKAGLTKGGAPAQVDTSSGSSSSSSASSSKSTSSKSTSSSAKSNSAASDDSAKASRSESRAQAPKAAAQETPKQTWKNKSAAATTDTNTAKSGNSYTVQSGDTLSKIADSLGVDWHTLYTSNSGVVGGNPDLIYPGQVLSV; this comes from the coding sequence ATGACCTTCCGTAACGAGACCGCCGCTGCCACCACCGCCCCGAAGCGCAACCGCGTCCGCGCGGCGGTCGTCGGCGGCGCCCTGCTCGCCGCCCCGGTGGCCGGCCTCGTCACGGCCAACACGGCCTCCGCCGCGGACGTCTCCACCTGGGACAAGGTCGCGCAGTGCGAGTCGACCGGCAACTGGTCGATCAACACCGGCAACGGCTTCTACGGCGGCCTGCAGTTCACCTCCTCCACCTGGGCCGCCTTCGGCGGCACCGCCTACGCCCCGCAGGCCAACCAGGCCACCAAGGCGCAGCAGATCGCCGTCGCCGAGAAGGTCCTGGCCTCGCAGGGCCCGGGCGCCTGGCCCGTCTGCTCCGTGAAGGCCGGTCTGACCAAGGGCGGCGCGCCGGCCCAGGTCGACACCTCGTCCGGCAGCTCCTCCTCCTCGTCCGCTTCGTCCTCGAAGTCGACCTCCTCGAAGTCGACCTCGTCCTCCGCGAAGTCGAACAGCGCCGCCTCGGACGACTCCGCCAAGGCCTCCCGCTCCGAGTCCCGCGCCCAGGCCCCCAAGGCCGCCGCGCAGGAGACCCCGAAGCAGACCTGGAAGAACAAGTCCGCCGCGGCGACCACCGACACCAACACCGCCAAGTCCGGCAACAGCTACACCGTGCAGTCCGGCGACACCCTGTCCAAGATCGCGGACAGCCTGGGCGTCGACTGGCACACCCTGTACACCAGCAACTCCGGTGTCGTGGGCGGCAACCCGGACCTGATCTACCCGGGCCAGGTCCTGTCCGTCTGA